From the genome of uncultured Bacteroides sp.:
AAAATAGTTAGTCGATTTATAAGTAAAACGAGAAGTAAAATTCAATCCTCTAACAGGCTCCATTATATCTAAGAAAGTTGATGAAGTTATTTTAGATAAATTGTAATCAATGAAATTAGCTTTCAAAGTTCTTACAGGATTAATAACGTCACCATGGATATCAGAGAAATTACTTCCATATTTAGCTATATAAGCAGCATCCTGAGGAGCAGTTCCTCCAAAGCCACCGTCGGCTGTATATACTTCAGCATTACGAGGCATTTCAAGAGCACTAAGAATTACTCCTGATTCAGCGCTTGAAGTATTAACATCTCTTGGTTTAGTCTTTTGCCAGCTTAAATCTTCACGTAAACGAATATATTTATTCAGTTTAAACATTGAATTGAAACGAGCTGTAATTTCTTTATTATATGTATTAATCAATGTACCTTGCTTCTCATTGTATTCAAGAGACAAACGATTAGAAAAATCTTCTGTACCACCTGATACTGCGAAATTATGACGTTGATAGGATCCTGTTCTGAATATTGCATCAACCCAGTCGGTACGTGTCGTTCCTATATATGGATTCTTTGTCACATTCCAACCATCAGGCAAATATTGTTCACCTCCCAATGCTGCAGCTCTTACTTTTCTTTCTTCGTCAATAGTCAAAGACTGAGGAAGATTCTGAGAAGTTGAAAGTCCGCTTACAACACTGTATTCAAAAGAAGGCTTACCGGATGTTGCTTGTTTTGTAGTTACCAATATTACACCAGCCGACCCTGCATAAGCACCATAAATTGCAGCCGAAGCAGCATCTTTTAATACAGTAATAGAAGTAACATCACTAAAATTGAAAGGAGCTCCTGGCACACCATCGACAACATATAAAGGAGATTCCCCACTTCGTGATCCCATACCACGAATTGTAATTGTTGGTGTTGATCCTGTATGTCCTCCATTAGAAACAACAGATACACCCGGGATTTGTCCTTGTAACATTTCTGCTGCATTCGAAACAGGACGTTCCTGCAACTTACTTACATTTGAAACTGTAGATACAGCGGCAGAGAGATCTCCCTTCTTCATCTTACCATATCCAATCACTACAATTTCATTTAAAGTCTTTGAGTCTTCTTTTAGCGTAATATCTAATTGGTTTTTACTGCCTACGGCAACTTCCTGTCCATTGAAACCAACATAACTAAATACTAAAACTGCATTCTTGTCTACATTTAAAGAAAAGTTGCCATCCATATCGGATACAGTATTATAGTTCGTTCCTTTAATTTTAATGTTAACTCCAGGAATGCTTAAACCCTTTTCGTCTTTTACAGTACCTACAACTTTACGCTGTTGCTGAGTTGTGGTAGTTAGATTCTGAACGTCATCACTCTTTGACGAAATTAGAGCTGATGATAAAAATTTTTCCGAGGTAAACGAATTGCCCTGAACTTCCGCTTTTAAAGGCAATACACCAATTGCCAAAGCACCCCAAATCAGGTACCATCGTTGCGTTTTTCTCATTGTTTTTTTTGTTTTAATACACATACAAATAGTTTTTTTGGTTTCAAATATTAAATTTTAAACTTTGGCAAAAGTCAGAATTCCATCTTTTGCCTTAGTGTCAATAAGGTTAAATTTCTGTTTCAAAATATTTTTTTATCTAAAAATAAAGACAAAAAAGTATCTATACAAGAGCAAACACACAAGTAGTTAATAACTCCTAGGATAAGACGTTCCAGGAATTTTAATAAAAAGAAGATACAGGCTATTTATTTCATAGGCTTAATGGTTGTTAACAATTAGGTTATTAATGCTTTTAATGTAAAATTAGCATTTACACCTCAAATCAACCTGGCAAATTGCGAATAAAAATCTTCATTTAGCGAAAATCAAATTATTATTTAGATAAAGAATAGGTTCTGCATATTTCACTACCATCCATTAAACGGATATAAGTAAGAAAAACCTTTTCTCCTTCTTTCAGGCAAAAAACACGTGCACCATTCTGAAAATCTGTATATGTAGTTCTTCCTCCCGAGAATCTTCCATAACCAAGAGCAATTCCATAAAGTGATGCCATATAATCGTTATCATGATCGTGCCCAACAAATACTCCCATTATATCTCCACTTTCCAGCATGGCAGCAAACATTCCTGAATTAACAGATGCCGGACATTCATCTTCCAGGCGAATTCCAGTATGGATGCTTTTTTCATTTTTATATGCTTCTTTATATTCAGGAAGAGGAATATGGAAAAAAGCCAAAGCTGGAAGCGGTTTTCCTGCATTCTGTTTAGTATAAGAAGAACTGGTATGACGATACCACTGTATCTGATCGAAAGAAAACCATCCATATCCTTTCACAGAGTCTAACTTTGAATAATCATTTGAATCCATACAATATATAAGAAATGCTGCTTTAGCATTTTTTGCCGATTGTATTTCCAATGAGACATCAGACAATCCTTTATCGCTTTTCTTATTTAGATTATTTGGAGCAGCAGTTACAATGTCTGCAATTTCAGCACGTGTAAGATCTTGTTCCGGATCGTGGTTTCCCATTGTTATAATAAAAGGAATACCTTTTTTAATTAATGGTTTCAGCACCATATCCCATCCTTTACGGGCAGGCTTACCAGTCACTACATCTCCTGAAAAAACTATTAAATCAGGCTGTTCTTTTTCAAGTACTTTATCTATCAATTTAATAGCATCGAGAGATTCTTTTTTTTCGGGTACTACATGTGTATCAGTAAATTGAACAATCTTAAATGTTCCATCCTGATGGTAACGAAGCTGCTGAGCATCCAGTCTGGTGCAAACAGCAAATAGAATTAAAATTAAAAATAGGTTCTTTTTCATCTTATTGGCAATAAATATGTTTTTCAATATTGTAAAAGTAATCTCTTTGAAGAGAACTTTAACAGCAAATTGCAAATTATAATCTTCATTTCACGAATTTATAGATTATCTGTATAAGATAAATAAGAAGTTTATCAATAAAAATAATAGTACTTAAAAGCAATTAAATATTTTTATCATATTATTTTCCATAGGAAATTTGTTTTATAAGAAAATACATATATCTTTGCATCGTTCTTTCTAAAGGAACAAATTTCCAAAGGACTATTTTTTAGAACTAAGGATACTTATTTAATTCGAGCAACAGATAGTTATAAGTTTATATAGGAGAAGAGAAACAATGAAAACCTGAAGAACAATGAAAAAGCTGACATTAATATTGCTAATGACGGGGCTGATTTTTACCTCGTGCAACGGACAACAAAGTAATAAACAAATTGATAACAAATTAAAAACTGAAAATAAGATGAAAACAATTCATTTAACAAAAGCAGAGTTTCTAAAGAAAGTAGCTGATTACGAAACCAATCCTAACGAATGGAAATATTTAGGTGACAAACCTGCCATTGTTGATTTTTATGCTTCATGGTGCGGTCCATGTAAAACTATTGCTCCTATCCTGGAAGAACTGGCTGCCGAATATGGTGATAAAATCTATATCTATAAAGTAGACACTGAGGAAGAAGAAGAATTGGCTGCAGCATTTGGTATTCGCAGTATTCCTTCATTATTGTTCATCCCAATGAATGGCAAGCCACAAATGGCGCAGGGAGCTATGCCTAAGTCGGCATTCAAAGATGCAATTAACGAAATTCTGCTGAAAAAATAATAAAAATGGCACTGACTATTGACAAGAACCGATGCCCGCAAAACCATAGGTGTCCGCTTCTTAGAGTATGCCCTGTAGGTGCTATTTCACAGGACGGACACAGTCTTCCGGTTATTGACTCTGAGAAGTGTATTGAATGCGGAAAATGTACCAGATACTGTGGAATGCAGGCTGTATATAAAAAATAAATCTGTAATGTTTCATAGAAGAATAGCTCAGGAAATGATGAATTCCTGAGCTATTTCTTTTTCTTCCACCGGGATGTACAAAGCCTCTCCACCCGGGTCTACGAGGTCTGTACACCCGGGTGGAGAATTATCGTACACCCGGGTGGAGACGATAATCAGACTTCTAATTTATTTTTTCTCTCAGCTCATGTTTTATATATCTCCTTATGGTTCTGAATTTTGGATGTATAGCAAATTTAGGGCGAAGTGAGCTTTCTTTCAGCATAAATGCCAAAAGACAAAATATTCCTAATATTACAAGCCAGCCATACAGTTCCTTCATAGAAACTAATAACGCCTGCTGCTGTAATGCTCCATAAAGTTCACCTTGAGGCATTTGATTTGCCAAAACATTTACATGATCCAGATTTGAACTCAATAGCATTACATTCTTTGCCATTACATATTTGAAGGCACGGCCAAGTATTGCTGCACCAAAAAATTCGCCAAAGCAAGCATCAACAAAAGCCTGTATAGTCAGCGCCTGCCAAAAGAATTGAAAAGGAACGTGTGTTAATGCCGTAAGAAAACAAATTGCAAGCACCACATAAGCAAAGCTCCTTAGAAACACAGGTAATATCAATGCTTCTTTAGGTAAATTATAATCGATTATAAAATAGAAAATCATTAAATAACCTACAACGGCAACAAATGCAATAACAGTAACACTCTTAAAGCTCCATTTCTTTAAAGCAAATGTTCTATACATAAAAAAACTTGCTGTAACTATACCTAAAATGGATATCCAATTAAGTGAAATGAGATTCAAAGAATCGTATCCTAGTATTTGTTCCATGTATAGATGTTCCAGAACATGTGTCGGCGAAAGTAAAATGAACACCAGCAGATATAGAAAGCCCGTAA
Proteins encoded in this window:
- a CDS encoding 4Fe-4S binding protein; translation: MALTIDKNRCPQNHRCPLLRVCPVGAISQDGHSLPVIDSEKCIECGKCTRYCGMQAVYKK
- a CDS encoding metallophosphoesterase family protein, whose product is MKKNLFLILILFAVCTRLDAQQLRYHQDGTFKIVQFTDTHVVPEKKESLDAIKLIDKVLEKEQPDLIVFSGDVVTGKPARKGWDMVLKPLIKKGIPFIITMGNHDPEQDLTRAEIADIVTAAPNNLNKKSDKGLSDVSLEIQSAKNAKAAFLIYCMDSNDYSKLDSVKGYGWFSFDQIQWYRHTSSSYTKQNAGKPLPALAFFHIPLPEYKEAYKNEKSIHTGIRLEDECPASVNSGMFAAMLESGDIMGVFVGHDHDNDYMASLYGIALGYGRFSGGRTTYTDFQNGARVFCLKEGEKVFLTYIRLMDGSEICRTYSLSK
- the trxA gene encoding thioredoxin produces the protein MKKLTLILLMTGLIFTSCNGQQSNKQIDNKLKTENKMKTIHLTKAEFLKKVADYETNPNEWKYLGDKPAIVDFYASWCGPCKTIAPILEELAAEYGDKIYIYKVDTEEEEELAAAFGIRSIPSLLFIPMNGKPQMAQGAMPKSAFKDAINEILLKK